The following are encoded in a window of Ferribacterium limneticum genomic DNA:
- the tolB gene encoding Tol-Pal system beta propeller repeat protein TolB: MNAMSPIFRFIFLAFFLLTAGFAQAQLSIEITGAGANRIPVTIVDFPGDPTASRVITSTVRSDLERSGLFKLIDHSNLTFDENAPINHADWKSKGADALAAGSIARSADGRMEARFRLYDTQKGVSLGGAAYVTSNAQLRAAGHRIADFIYEKLTGEKGVFSTRIAYVVKARGQFLLQIADSDGQNAATALTSIEPIISPVWSPDGGRLAYVSFEKKKPVIYVHSLASGQRHIVANFKGSNSAPGWSPDGRKLAVVLSKDGFSQLYSVNADGSGLQRLTQSSGIDTEPRYSADGGTIYFTSDRGGSPQVYQMAASGGDVRRVTFEGSYNVSPRPSPDGKSLAFISRREGRFQLAVMDLASRQVQVVSDSNKDESPSFAPNSRMILIATEVGGRGVLSAVSSDGRIKQRLTVAAGDVREPAWGPYYQ; the protein is encoded by the coding sequence ATGAATGCAATGTCCCCAATTTTCCGTTTCATTTTTCTGGCTTTTTTCCTGTTGACCGCAGGATTTGCCCAAGCCCAATTGTCGATCGAGATTACCGGCGCCGGTGCCAACCGGATTCCGGTGACGATAGTCGATTTTCCCGGCGACCCGACCGCTTCCCGCGTCATCACGTCGACCGTGCGTTCCGATCTTGAGCGCAGCGGCCTGTTCAAGCTGATCGATCACAGCAACCTGACTTTCGACGAAAACGCCCCGATCAATCATGCTGACTGGAAGAGCAAGGGCGCCGACGCGCTGGCTGCCGGCAGCATCGCGCGCAGCGCCGACGGTCGCATGGAAGCCCGCTTCCGCCTCTACGACACGCAAAAGGGTGTGTCGCTCGGTGGCGCCGCCTACGTTACCAGCAACGCCCAGTTGCGTGCCGCCGGCCACCGTATCGCCGATTTCATCTACGAAAAGCTGACCGGCGAAAAGGGTGTCTTCTCGACGCGTATCGCCTACGTCGTTAAGGCGCGCGGCCAGTTCCTGCTGCAGATCGCCGATTCGGATGGCCAGAATGCGGCGACCGCGCTGACCTCGATCGAACCGATCATTTCCCCGGTCTGGTCGCCGGATGGCGGCCGTCTGGCCTATGTTTCCTTCGAGAAAAAGAAGCCGGTCATCTACGTTCATTCGCTGGCTTCGGGCCAGCGTCACATCGTCGCCAATTTCAAGGGCTCCAACTCGGCACCGGGCTGGTCGCCGGATGGTCGCAAGCTGGCCGTCGTCTTGTCGAAGGACGGCTTCTCGCAGCTTTATTCGGTCAATGCCGACGGCAGCGGCCTGCAGCGCCTGACCCAGTCGTCGGGCATCGACACCGAGCCGCGCTATTCGGCCGATGGCGGCACGATCTATTTCACCTCTGACCGCGGCGGCAGCCCACAGGTTTACCAGATGGCAGCCAGTGGCGGTGATGTCCGCCGCGTCACCTTCGAGGGGAGCTACAACGTCTCGCCGCGTCCGTCGCCGGACGGCAAGAGCCTCGCTTTCATCAGCCGCCGTGAAGGCCGCTTCCAGCTTGCCGTGATGGATCTGGCCAGTCGCCAGGTCCAGGTGGTGAGCGATTCGAACAAGGACGAATCCCCGAGTTTCGCCCCGAATAGCCGCATGATCCTGATCGCCACTGAAGTTGGCGGTCGCGGCGTACTATCGGCTGTCTCCAGCGATGGCAGGATCAAACAACGTCTCACGGTCGCCGCGGGTGATGTGCGCGAACCGGCCTGGGGCCCTTACTATCAATAA
- a CDS encoding energy transducer TonB — MILDKPEEPGKKYALAFTILVHVALLAFLFFGVQWKRSKPEVMEVELWSPRPMPAQYVPPPPPPPEPVVRPEPPKPIPKVEPVLKKPEIVVKEEKKKPEPKKPEPKPEPPKPEPKKPEPKPEVKPPPKFDFSKELSRETADLKPRPNTQQLANAAAAEAEQRASSNKRGLADYASKIRGKIRGNIVLPPSIQGNPEAVFDVSQLPGGEVLDVKLKRSSGNPALDTAIERAIRKSSPLPKPDDPSLFKRELEIKYKPLEE, encoded by the coding sequence ATGATCCTCGACAAGCCCGAAGAGCCCGGCAAGAAGTACGCGCTGGCGTTCACCATCCTGGTGCACGTGGCCTTGCTCGCTTTTCTGTTCTTCGGGGTGCAATGGAAACGCAGCAAGCCGGAGGTCATGGAGGTCGAGTTGTGGTCGCCGCGCCCGATGCCGGCGCAGTACGTGCCGCCTCCTCCGCCACCGCCCGAGCCGGTAGTGAGACCGGAACCGCCGAAACCGATACCCAAGGTCGAGCCGGTGCTGAAAAAACCGGAAATCGTGGTCAAGGAAGAAAAGAAGAAGCCGGAGCCGAAAAAGCCCGAGCCCAAACCCGAGCCGCCCAAGCCCGAGCCGAAAAAGCCTGAACCCAAGCCCGAGGTCAAACCGCCGCCCAAATTCGATTTCAGCAAGGAACTGTCGCGTGAAACGGCTGACCTCAAGCCGCGCCCGAATACCCAGCAACTGGCCAATGCCGCGGCGGCCGAGGCTGAGCAGCGGGCGTCGTCGAACAAACGCGGACTGGCCGATTACGCGAGCAAGATTCGCGGCAAGATTCGCGGCAATATCGTTTTGCCGCCTTCGATTCAGGGTAATCCGGAAGCTGTTTTCGACGTCAGTCAGTTGCCGGGCGGCGAAGTCCTCGACGTCAAGCTGAAACGATCGAGCGGCAATCCGGCGCTGGATACCGCTATCGAGCGCGCCATCCGCAAATCCTCACCGTTGCCCAAGCCGGACGACCCGTCGCTGTTCAAGCGGGAACTGGAAATCAAATACAAGCCGTTAGAAGAGTAA
- the tolR gene encoding protein TolR yields MRQRRLKSEINVVPYIDVMLVLLVIFMVATPMMTTGSVDLPASGTAPQKPDKYVKVQIKDDGSLSLFSIKGDETKLKGIKDLKAQLTALNDADKNTPILIAGAKETQYKNVIEVLDEAKRAGFQRVGLETASASK; encoded by the coding sequence ATGCGCCAGCGTCGTCTAAAAAGCGAAATCAACGTCGTTCCCTACATCGACGTCATGCTCGTCTTGCTCGTCATCTTCATGGTGGCGACGCCGATGATGACGACTGGCTCGGTCGATCTGCCAGCCTCGGGAACGGCGCCGCAGAAGCCGGACAAGTACGTCAAGGTGCAGATCAAGGACGACGGCAGCCTGTCGCTGTTCAGCATCAAGGGTGATGAAACCAAGCTCAAGGGCATCAAGGATCTCAAGGCGCAACTGACGGCCCTGAATGATGCGGACAAAAATACCCCGATCCTGATTGCCGGCGCCAAGGAAACCCAATACAAGAACGTCATCGAAGTGCTCGACGAAGCCAAGCGCGCCGGGTTCCAAAGAGTCGGCCTGGAAACTGCCAGCGCCAGCAAATAA
- the tolQ gene encoding protein TolQ gives MNVTQDLSILHLILQASAVVQAVMALLAGVSFMSWYYIFMKWFAVRQARTKTETFERDFWSGGDLNNLFNSAVNDRHHAGSMERIFESGFREFTKLRGQKNLESKDIVDGSRRAMRATYQREMDSLEAHLAFLASVGSVSPYIGLFGTVWGIMHAFRGLSNVGQATLASVAPGIAEALVATAIGLFAAIPAVLAYNRFSHDIDRLATRYESFMEEFSNILQRQMR, from the coding sequence ATGAACGTCACCCAGGATCTTTCCATCCTCCACCTCATTCTCCAGGCCAGCGCGGTCGTCCAGGCCGTCATGGCCTTGCTCGCCGGCGTCTCGTTCATGTCCTGGTACTACATTTTCATGAAGTGGTTTGCCGTCAGGCAGGCGCGCACCAAGACCGAAACGTTCGAGCGCGATTTCTGGTCCGGCGGCGACCTCAACAACCTGTTCAACAGCGCGGTCAATGACCGTCACCACGCCGGTTCGATGGAGCGCATCTTCGAGTCAGGCTTTCGCGAATTCACCAAGCTGCGCGGCCAGAAGAACCTCGAGTCCAAGGACATCGTCGACGGTTCCCGCCGTGCCATGCGTGCCACCTACCAGCGCGAGATGGATTCGCTCGAAGCGCATCTCGCCTTCCTTGCTTCCGTCGGTTCGGTCAGCCCGTACATCGGCCTGTTCGGCACCGTCTGGGGCATCATGCACGCCTTCCGCGGCCTGTCGAATGTTGGTCAGGCTACGCTGGCTTCGGTTGCTCCGGGCATCGCCGAAGCGCTGGTTGCCACGGCCATCGGCCTGTTCGCGGCGATTCCAGCCGTGCTCGCCTACAACCGCTTTTCGCATGATATCGACCGTCTGGCGACGCGTTACGAGAGTTTCATGGAAGAATTCTCCAACATCCTGCAAAGGCAGATGCGTTAA
- the ybgC gene encoding tol-pal system-associated acyl-CoA thioesterase, which yields MKYEPKSNAFTIPVRVYYEDTDAGGVVYYANYLKFFERCRTEWMRFAGHDQSALAAEAGIGFVARKASCEYLKPARLDDELIVGLEVEKLTRVRVVFRQHVRRGDVELVTGTVEIACVNMATMTPSAIPEFLHSKLEALK from the coding sequence ATGAAATACGAGCCGAAATCCAACGCCTTCACCATTCCCGTCCGCGTTTACTACGAGGATACGGATGCTGGCGGTGTTGTTTACTACGCCAATTACCTCAAATTCTTCGAACGCTGCCGCACCGAGTGGATGCGTTTTGCCGGCCACGACCAGTCGGCGCTGGCCGCCGAAGCCGGCATCGGTTTCGTCGCCCGCAAGGCGAGCTGCGAATACCTCAAGCCGGCGCGCCTCGACGACGAATTGATCGTCGGTCTTGAAGTCGAAAAACTGACCCGCGTCCGCGTTGTTTTCCGCCAGCATGTCCGCCGCGGCGATGTTGAACTGGTCACCGGCACCGTCGAAATCGCCTGCGTCAACATGGCCACCATGACGCCCTCCGCCATCCCCGAATTCCTGCACAGCAAACTGGAAGCGCTTAAATGA